One Cottoperca gobio chromosome 23, fCotGob3.1, whole genome shotgun sequence genomic region harbors:
- the nap1l1 gene encoding nucleosome assembly protein 1-like 1 isoform X2, translating into MADIDNKDQAEMDPADMEDVEEVEEEETGEDENSKARQLTVQMMQNPQILAALQERLDGLNGSPSGYMESLPKVVKRRVNALKNLQVKCAHIEAKFYEEVHELERKYAALYQPLFDKRSDIVKAAYEPTDEECEWKADEEEELTVSKKDEMKEKAKLEEEKKDEEKEDPKGIPEFWSTVFKNVDLLSDMLQEHDEPILKHLQDIKVKFSDPGQPMSFTLEFLFEPNDFFTNTVLTKTYKMRSEPDENDPFSFDGPEIMCCTGCTIEWTKGKNVTLKTIKKKQKHKGRGTVRTVTKTVPNDSFFNFFTPPEVPESGELDEDSEAVLAADFEIGHFIRERIVPRAVLYFTGEAIEDDDDDYDEEGEEADDEEGEEEADEENDPDYDPKEAAPPAECKQQ; encoded by the exons ATGGCAGACATCGACAA CAAAGACCAGGCGGAGATGGACCCGGCAGATATGGAGGATgtggaggaagtggaagaggaggaaacggGAGAAGATGAAAACAGCAAAG CTCGTCAGCTGACTGTGCAGATGATGCAGAATCCACAGATCCTGGCTGCGCTCCAGGAGAGGCTGGACGGTCTGAACGGCTCGCCGTCAGGCTACATGGAGAG TTTACCGAAGGTTGTAAAGAGACGTGTGAACGCCCTCAAGAACCTGCAGGTCAAATGTGCCCACATTGAGGCCAAGTTCTACGAAGAAGTACATGAACTGGAGAGAAAGTACGCGGCCCTCTACCAGCCCCTCTTCGACAAA AGAAGTGACATCGTGAAAGCAGCTTATGAGCCCACAGATGAGGAGTGCGAGTGGAAGgcagatgaggaggaagagctgACAGTAAGTAAGAAG GATGAGATGAAGGAGAAGGCGAAgttggaggaagagaagaaggacgAGGAGAAGGAAGACCCCAAAGGCATCCCCGAGTTCTGGTCAACTGTTTTCAAAAACGTGGACCTGCTCAGCGACATGCTGCAG gAACACGATGAGCCCATCCttaaacatttacaagataTTAAAGTAAAGTTCTCTGACCCAGGACAGCCCATG aGCTTCACGTTAGAGTTCCTCTTTGAGCCCAACGACTTCTTCACAAACACAGTGTTGACGAAAACCTACAAGATGAGGTCAGAGCCCGACGAGAACGACCCGTTCTCCTTCGACGGGCCCGAGATCATGTGCTGCACAGG TTGCACGATTGAGTGGACGAAGGGCAAGAACGTCACGTTGAAAACAATcaagaagaaacagaagcacAAGGGCCGCGGCACCGTGAGGACTGTCACCAAAACCGTCCCCAACGACTCCTTCTTCAACTTCTTCACCCCCCCAGAGG TTCCAGAAAGTGGAGAGTTG GACGAGGACTCGGAGGCGGTTCTGGCTGCAGACTTTGAAATTGGCCACTTCATCCGTGAGCGTATCGTTCCTCGGGCTGTGCTCTACTTCACAGGAGAGGCCATCgaggacgacgacgacgat tacgatgaggagggagaggaggcggACGATGAG gaaggagaggaggaggctgacGAGGAGAACGACCCCGACTACGACCCCAAG GAAGCAGCCCCCCCAGCTGAGTGCAAGCAGCAGTGA
- the phlda1 gene encoding pleckstrin homology-like domain family A member 1, producing the protein MLENERKVLKEGLLEKRSDGLLQLWKKKHCVLTEDGVLLLPPKQHDQPQHHQPHHGGGDAGKVKELHFANMKTVDCVERKSKYVYFTVVMMEGKEIDFRCPQDEGWNAEITLQMVQYKNRQAILAVKSTRQKQQLLVVQMPGQKTVRSSPNVA; encoded by the coding sequence ATGCTGGAAAACGAGAGGAAGGTGTTGAAGGAGGGTCTGCTGGAGAAGCGGAGCGACgggctgctgcagctctggaaGAAGAAGCACTGCGTCCTGACCGAGGACggcgtgctgctgctgccgcccaAACAGCACGACCAGCCGCAGCACCACCAGCCGCACCACGGCGGCGGGGACGCGGGCAAAGTCAAGGAGCTGCACTTTGCAAACATGAAGACGGTGGACTGCGTGGAGCGGAAGAGCAAATACGTCTACTTCACGGTGGTCATGATGGAGGGCAAGGAGATCGACTTCAGGTGCCCGCAGGACGAGGGCTGGAACGCGGAGATCACCTTGCAGATGGTCCAGTACAAGAACCGGCAGGCGATCCTGGCCGTCAAGTCCACCCGCCAGAAGCAGCAGCTGCTCGTGGTGCAGATGCCCGGACAGAAGACGGTCCGCAGCTCGCCAAACGTTGCGTGA
- the nap1l1 gene encoding nucleosome assembly protein 1-like 1 isoform X5 — protein sequence MADIDNKDQAEMDPADMEDVEEVEEEETGEDENSKARQLTVQMMQNPQILAALQERLDGLNGSPSGYMESLPKVVKRRVNALKNLQVKCAHIEAKFYEEVHELERKYAALYQPLFDKRSDIVKAAYEPTDEECEWKADEEEELTVSKKDEMKEKAKLEEEKKDEEKEDPKGIPEFWSTVFKNVDLLSDMLQEHDEPILKHLQDIKVKFSDPGQPMSFTLEFLFEPNDFFTNTVLTKTYKMRSEPDENDPFSFDGPEIMCCTGCTIEWTKGKNVTLKTIKKKQKHKGRGTVRTVTKTVPNDSFFNFFTPPEVPESGELDEDSEAVLAADFEIGHFIRERIVPRAVLYFTGEAIEDDDDDYDEEGEEADDEEGEEEADEENDPDYDPKV from the exons ATGGCAGACATCGACAA CAAAGACCAGGCGGAGATGGACCCGGCAGATATGGAGGATgtggaggaagtggaagaggaggaaacggGAGAAGATGAAAACAGCAAAG CTCGTCAGCTGACTGTGCAGATGATGCAGAATCCACAGATCCTGGCTGCGCTCCAGGAGAGGCTGGACGGTCTGAACGGCTCGCCGTCAGGCTACATGGAGAG TTTACCGAAGGTTGTAAAGAGACGTGTGAACGCCCTCAAGAACCTGCAGGTCAAATGTGCCCACATTGAGGCCAAGTTCTACGAAGAAGTACATGAACTGGAGAGAAAGTACGCGGCCCTCTACCAGCCCCTCTTCGACAAA AGAAGTGACATCGTGAAAGCAGCTTATGAGCCCACAGATGAGGAGTGCGAGTGGAAGgcagatgaggaggaagagctgACAGTAAGTAAGAAG GATGAGATGAAGGAGAAGGCGAAgttggaggaagagaagaaggacgAGGAGAAGGAAGACCCCAAAGGCATCCCCGAGTTCTGGTCAACTGTTTTCAAAAACGTGGACCTGCTCAGCGACATGCTGCAG gAACACGATGAGCCCATCCttaaacatttacaagataTTAAAGTAAAGTTCTCTGACCCAGGACAGCCCATG aGCTTCACGTTAGAGTTCCTCTTTGAGCCCAACGACTTCTTCACAAACACAGTGTTGACGAAAACCTACAAGATGAGGTCAGAGCCCGACGAGAACGACCCGTTCTCCTTCGACGGGCCCGAGATCATGTGCTGCACAGG TTGCACGATTGAGTGGACGAAGGGCAAGAACGTCACGTTGAAAACAATcaagaagaaacagaagcacAAGGGCCGCGGCACCGTGAGGACTGTCACCAAAACCGTCCCCAACGACTCCTTCTTCAACTTCTTCACCCCCCCAGAGG TTCCAGAAAGTGGAGAGTTG GACGAGGACTCGGAGGCGGTTCTGGCTGCAGACTTTGAAATTGGCCACTTCATCCGTGAGCGTATCGTTCCTCGGGCTGTGCTCTACTTCACAGGAGAGGCCATCgaggacgacgacgacgat tacgatgaggagggagaggaggcggACGATGAG gaaggagaggaggaggctgacGAGGAGAACGACCCCGACTACGACCCCAAG GTTTAA
- the nap1l1 gene encoding nucleosome assembly protein 1-like 1 isoform X4 yields the protein MADIDNKDQAEMDPADMEDVEEVEEEETGEDENSKARQLTVQMMQNPQILAALQERLDGLNGSPSGYMESLPKVVKRRVNALKNLQVKCAHIEAKFYEEVHELERKYAALYQPLFDKRSDIVKAAYEPTDEECEWKADEEEELTDEMKEKAKLEEEKKDEEKEDPKGIPEFWSTVFKNVDLLSDMLQEHDEPILKHLQDIKVKFSDPGQPMSFTLEFLFEPNDFFTNTVLTKTYKMRSEPDENDPFSFDGPEIMCCTGCTIEWTKGKNVTLKTIKKKQKHKGRGTVRTVTKTVPNDSFFNFFTPPEVPESGELDEDSEAVLAADFEIGHFIRERIVPRAVLYFTGEAIEDDDDDYDEEGEEADDEEGEEEADEENDPDYDPKEAAPPAECKQQ from the exons ATGGCAGACATCGACAA CAAAGACCAGGCGGAGATGGACCCGGCAGATATGGAGGATgtggaggaagtggaagaggaggaaacggGAGAAGATGAAAACAGCAAAG CTCGTCAGCTGACTGTGCAGATGATGCAGAATCCACAGATCCTGGCTGCGCTCCAGGAGAGGCTGGACGGTCTGAACGGCTCGCCGTCAGGCTACATGGAGAG TTTACCGAAGGTTGTAAAGAGACGTGTGAACGCCCTCAAGAACCTGCAGGTCAAATGTGCCCACATTGAGGCCAAGTTCTACGAAGAAGTACATGAACTGGAGAGAAAGTACGCGGCCCTCTACCAGCCCCTCTTCGACAAA AGAAGTGACATCGTGAAAGCAGCTTATGAGCCCACAGATGAGGAGTGCGAGTGGAAGgcagatgaggaggaagagctgACA GATGAGATGAAGGAGAAGGCGAAgttggaggaagagaagaaggacgAGGAGAAGGAAGACCCCAAAGGCATCCCCGAGTTCTGGTCAACTGTTTTCAAAAACGTGGACCTGCTCAGCGACATGCTGCAG gAACACGATGAGCCCATCCttaaacatttacaagataTTAAAGTAAAGTTCTCTGACCCAGGACAGCCCATG aGCTTCACGTTAGAGTTCCTCTTTGAGCCCAACGACTTCTTCACAAACACAGTGTTGACGAAAACCTACAAGATGAGGTCAGAGCCCGACGAGAACGACCCGTTCTCCTTCGACGGGCCCGAGATCATGTGCTGCACAGG TTGCACGATTGAGTGGACGAAGGGCAAGAACGTCACGTTGAAAACAATcaagaagaaacagaagcacAAGGGCCGCGGCACCGTGAGGACTGTCACCAAAACCGTCCCCAACGACTCCTTCTTCAACTTCTTCACCCCCCCAGAGG TTCCAGAAAGTGGAGAGTTG GACGAGGACTCGGAGGCGGTTCTGGCTGCAGACTTTGAAATTGGCCACTTCATCCGTGAGCGTATCGTTCCTCGGGCTGTGCTCTACTTCACAGGAGAGGCCATCgaggacgacgacgacgat tacgatgaggagggagaggaggcggACGATGAG gaaggagaggaggaggctgacGAGGAGAACGACCCCGACTACGACCCCAAG GAAGCAGCCCCCCCAGCTGAGTGCAAGCAGCAGTGA
- the nap1l1 gene encoding nucleosome assembly protein 1-like 1 isoform X1, with translation MADIDNKDQAEMDPADMEDVEEVEEEETGEDENSKARQLTVQMMQNPQILAALQERLDGLNGSPSGYMESLPKVVKRRVNALKNLQVKCAHIEAKFYEEVHELERKYAALYQPLFDKRSDIVKAAYEPTDEECEWKADEEEELTVSKKDEMKEKAKLEEEKKDEEKEDPKGIPEFWSTVFKNVDLLSDMLQEHDEPILKHLQDIKVKFSDPGQPMSFTLEFLFEPNDFFTNTVLTKTYKMRSEPDENDPFSFDGPEIMCCTGCTIEWTKGKNVTLKTIKKKQKHKGRGTVRTVTKTVPNDSFFNFFTPPEVPESGELDEDSEAVLAADFEIGHFIRERIVPRAVLYFTGEAIEDDDDDYDEEGEEADDEEGEEEADEENDPDYDPKKEAAPPAECKQQ, from the exons ATGGCAGACATCGACAA CAAAGACCAGGCGGAGATGGACCCGGCAGATATGGAGGATgtggaggaagtggaagaggaggaaacggGAGAAGATGAAAACAGCAAAG CTCGTCAGCTGACTGTGCAGATGATGCAGAATCCACAGATCCTGGCTGCGCTCCAGGAGAGGCTGGACGGTCTGAACGGCTCGCCGTCAGGCTACATGGAGAG TTTACCGAAGGTTGTAAAGAGACGTGTGAACGCCCTCAAGAACCTGCAGGTCAAATGTGCCCACATTGAGGCCAAGTTCTACGAAGAAGTACATGAACTGGAGAGAAAGTACGCGGCCCTCTACCAGCCCCTCTTCGACAAA AGAAGTGACATCGTGAAAGCAGCTTATGAGCCCACAGATGAGGAGTGCGAGTGGAAGgcagatgaggaggaagagctgACAGTAAGTAAGAAG GATGAGATGAAGGAGAAGGCGAAgttggaggaagagaagaaggacgAGGAGAAGGAAGACCCCAAAGGCATCCCCGAGTTCTGGTCAACTGTTTTCAAAAACGTGGACCTGCTCAGCGACATGCTGCAG gAACACGATGAGCCCATCCttaaacatttacaagataTTAAAGTAAAGTTCTCTGACCCAGGACAGCCCATG aGCTTCACGTTAGAGTTCCTCTTTGAGCCCAACGACTTCTTCACAAACACAGTGTTGACGAAAACCTACAAGATGAGGTCAGAGCCCGACGAGAACGACCCGTTCTCCTTCGACGGGCCCGAGATCATGTGCTGCACAGG TTGCACGATTGAGTGGACGAAGGGCAAGAACGTCACGTTGAAAACAATcaagaagaaacagaagcacAAGGGCCGCGGCACCGTGAGGACTGTCACCAAAACCGTCCCCAACGACTCCTTCTTCAACTTCTTCACCCCCCCAGAGG TTCCAGAAAGTGGAGAGTTG GACGAGGACTCGGAGGCGGTTCTGGCTGCAGACTTTGAAATTGGCCACTTCATCCGTGAGCGTATCGTTCCTCGGGCTGTGCTCTACTTCACAGGAGAGGCCATCgaggacgacgacgacgat tacgatgaggagggagaggaggcggACGATGAG gaaggagaggaggaggctgacGAGGAGAACGACCCCGACTACGACCCCAAG AAGGAAGCAGCCCCCCCAGCTGAGTGCAAGCAGCAGTGA
- the nap1l1 gene encoding nucleosome assembly protein 1-like 1 isoform X3, with protein MADIDNKDQAEMDPADMEDVEEVEEEETGEDENSKARQLTVQMMQNPQILAALQERLDGLNGSPSGYMESLPKVVKRRVNALKNLQVKCAHIEAKFYEEVHELERKYAALYQPLFDKRSDIVKAAYEPTDEECEWKADEEEELTDEMKEKAKLEEEKKDEEKEDPKGIPEFWSTVFKNVDLLSDMLQEHDEPILKHLQDIKVKFSDPGQPMSFTLEFLFEPNDFFTNTVLTKTYKMRSEPDENDPFSFDGPEIMCCTGCTIEWTKGKNVTLKTIKKKQKHKGRGTVRTVTKTVPNDSFFNFFTPPEVPESGELDEDSEAVLAADFEIGHFIRERIVPRAVLYFTGEAIEDDDDDYDEEGEEADDEEGEEEADEENDPDYDPKKEAAPPAECKQQ; from the exons ATGGCAGACATCGACAA CAAAGACCAGGCGGAGATGGACCCGGCAGATATGGAGGATgtggaggaagtggaagaggaggaaacggGAGAAGATGAAAACAGCAAAG CTCGTCAGCTGACTGTGCAGATGATGCAGAATCCACAGATCCTGGCTGCGCTCCAGGAGAGGCTGGACGGTCTGAACGGCTCGCCGTCAGGCTACATGGAGAG TTTACCGAAGGTTGTAAAGAGACGTGTGAACGCCCTCAAGAACCTGCAGGTCAAATGTGCCCACATTGAGGCCAAGTTCTACGAAGAAGTACATGAACTGGAGAGAAAGTACGCGGCCCTCTACCAGCCCCTCTTCGACAAA AGAAGTGACATCGTGAAAGCAGCTTATGAGCCCACAGATGAGGAGTGCGAGTGGAAGgcagatgaggaggaagagctgACA GATGAGATGAAGGAGAAGGCGAAgttggaggaagagaagaaggacgAGGAGAAGGAAGACCCCAAAGGCATCCCCGAGTTCTGGTCAACTGTTTTCAAAAACGTGGACCTGCTCAGCGACATGCTGCAG gAACACGATGAGCCCATCCttaaacatttacaagataTTAAAGTAAAGTTCTCTGACCCAGGACAGCCCATG aGCTTCACGTTAGAGTTCCTCTTTGAGCCCAACGACTTCTTCACAAACACAGTGTTGACGAAAACCTACAAGATGAGGTCAGAGCCCGACGAGAACGACCCGTTCTCCTTCGACGGGCCCGAGATCATGTGCTGCACAGG TTGCACGATTGAGTGGACGAAGGGCAAGAACGTCACGTTGAAAACAATcaagaagaaacagaagcacAAGGGCCGCGGCACCGTGAGGACTGTCACCAAAACCGTCCCCAACGACTCCTTCTTCAACTTCTTCACCCCCCCAGAGG TTCCAGAAAGTGGAGAGTTG GACGAGGACTCGGAGGCGGTTCTGGCTGCAGACTTTGAAATTGGCCACTTCATCCGTGAGCGTATCGTTCCTCGGGCTGTGCTCTACTTCACAGGAGAGGCCATCgaggacgacgacgacgat tacgatgaggagggagaggaggcggACGATGAG gaaggagaggaggaggctgacGAGGAGAACGACCCCGACTACGACCCCAAG AAGGAAGCAGCCCCCCCAGCTGAGTGCAAGCAGCAGTGA